In Holophagales bacterium, one DNA window encodes the following:
- a CDS encoding DUF1232 domain-containing protein: MTEPRQDVHLQPQRLLSFYDRLRVRMVRYVARRSKRLGPAAVEALLLVPDIFILLVRLALDPKVPGGARALIGGALLYFVSPVDLFPEAILGPVGFLEDLVLASAVLSQALGGELEPYARRYWSGEQELREVLHDIAHSASSLLGGRLHRRLERALARRGVELPPAEPARRLRPAGRSSRARRGGAGEPAGPIVEEAWTEPPVDPELRGGFESPHRDR, encoded by the coding sequence ATGACCGAGCCGCGTCAGGACGTCCACCTGCAGCCGCAGCGCTTGCTGAGCTTCTACGACCGCCTGCGGGTGCGCATGGTGCGCTACGTGGCGCGGCGCAGCAAGCGGCTCGGGCCGGCGGCGGTCGAGGCGCTGCTGCTGGTGCCGGACATCTTCATCCTGCTCGTTCGGCTGGCGCTCGACCCGAAGGTGCCCGGCGGCGCGCGGGCGCTCATCGGCGGTGCGCTCCTCTACTTCGTCTCGCCGGTCGACCTCTTTCCCGAGGCGATCCTCGGCCCGGTCGGCTTCCTCGAGGACCTGGTGCTGGCGTCGGCCGTGCTCTCCCAAGCGCTCGGCGGCGAGCTCGAGCCGTACGCGCGGCGCTACTGGAGCGGCGAACAGGAGCTGCGCGAAGTGCTCCACGACATCGCGCATTCGGCGAGCTCGCTGCTCGGCGGCCGGCTGCACCGGCGGCTCGAGCGTGCGCTCGCCCGGCGTGGCGTCGAGCTGCCGCCGGCCGAGCCGGCGCGGCGCCTCCGGCCGGCGGGACGGTCGTCCCGGGCCCGTCGTGGGGGAGCGGGAGAACCCGCCGGACCGATCGTCGAGGAGGCGTGGACCGAACCGCCGGTCGATCCCGAGCTGCGGGGCGGCTTCGAGTCGCCGCACCGCGACCGGTAG
- a CDS encoding chorismate-binding protein — MIREPAGALPRGVPRMAWVRAPERGWWRFASPVGGCVAQEADAVPGTLAAVEEACERGLWAVGSVEYEAAPGFDRALAVRSRTENRALAGFAFFEPPEELATLPPPGSAEPWVSRLDPDLGAADHASALGTIHEAIARGETYQVNFTFALRGRCGTTAEELFFALAPAAEAPLALFLDLGDRAVVSLSPELFFERDGELLRMRPMKGTRRRGRWREEDEALAVELASAEKDRAENLMIVDMVRNDLGRVARAGTVRVTRLFDVERYPTVWQMTSTVEATSRAPLPELFAALFPCASVTGAPKASTMGWIARLEREPRGVYCGALGWVAPGGRARFGVGIRTADVEAASGDLVYRVGSGVVWDSAPAAEYAECLAKGRALSTDPCPVELFETLRLGRDRRLARVELHLARLAASAERFGLPCDRQLAREVLAEHVTRLPPERSRRRVRLTLAPDGAFAVTSEPIASARRPWIAALVGAPVESADLLLFHKTTRRERYDRALAEARACGADEAILRNERGELTEGCRTNLLLRVGGRWLTPRREAGLLPGVARERLLRTGRVAESTLTVTDLAAAESVLLINSLRGAIRVAAVHAAAAEGDRLLWGSSENVAPVTEER; from the coding sequence GTGATTCGCGAGCCGGCCGGAGCACTGCCGCGGGGTGTCCCCCGCATGGCCTGGGTGCGCGCGCCGGAGCGCGGCTGGTGGCGTTTCGCCTCGCCCGTGGGCGGGTGTGTGGCGCAGGAGGCCGACGCTGTGCCCGGGACGCTCGCCGCGGTCGAGGAGGCTTGCGAACGGGGGCTGTGGGCGGTCGGTTCCGTCGAGTACGAGGCGGCGCCGGGGTTCGATCGGGCGCTGGCCGTGCGCTCTCGGACGGAGAATCGAGCGCTCGCGGGCTTTGCCTTCTTCGAGCCACCGGAAGAGCTCGCGACGCTGCCACCTCCGGGCTCGGCGGAGCCGTGGGTGTCGCGTCTCGACCCCGATCTCGGTGCAGCCGATCATGCATCGGCGCTCGGGACCATCCACGAAGCGATCGCGCGTGGCGAGACCTATCAGGTGAACTTCACCTTCGCGCTGCGTGGCCGCTGCGGCACGACCGCCGAGGAGCTTTTCTTCGCCCTCGCACCGGCGGCGGAGGCGCCGCTGGCGCTGTTTCTCGACCTCGGCGATCGCGCCGTCGTCTCGCTCTCGCCCGAGCTCTTCTTCGAGCGTGACGGAGAGCTCCTGCGCATGCGGCCGATGAAGGGCACGCGGCGGCGCGGGAGGTGGCGGGAGGAAGACGAGGCGCTGGCCGTCGAGCTCGCCTCGGCGGAGAAGGATCGCGCCGAGAACCTGATGATCGTCGACATGGTGCGCAACGACCTCGGGCGCGTCGCTCGCGCCGGCACCGTGCGGGTCACTCGTCTCTTCGACGTCGAGCGCTACCCCACGGTCTGGCAGATGACCTCGACGGTCGAAGCGACCAGCCGCGCGCCGCTCCCCGAGCTCTTCGCCGCGCTCTTCCCCTGCGCCTCCGTCACCGGGGCGCCGAAGGCGAGCACCATGGGATGGATCGCGCGCCTCGAACGCGAGCCGCGCGGGGTCTACTGCGGGGCGCTCGGCTGGGTCGCCCCCGGAGGGCGAGCGCGCTTCGGCGTCGGCATCCGCACGGCTGACGTCGAGGCCGCGAGCGGAGATCTGGTCTACCGGGTCGGCAGCGGCGTCGTGTGGGACTCCGCTCCGGCTGCCGAGTATGCCGAGTGCCTGGCCAAGGGCCGGGCGCTGAGCACCGATCCGTGTCCGGTCGAGCTCTTCGAGACGCTGCGCCTCGGGAGAGATCGACGGCTCGCCCGTGTCGAGCTCCACCTCGCCCGCCTGGCGGCGTCGGCAGAGCGCTTCGGTCTGCCCTGCGACCGCCAGCTTGCGAGGGAGGTGCTCGCCGAGCACGTGACCCGGCTGCCCCCCGAGCGGTCGCGCCGGCGTGTGCGCCTGACGCTCGCGCCCGACGGAGCGTTCGCCGTGACGAGCGAGCCGATCGCCTCGGCGCGACGGCCATGGATTGCGGCGCTCGTCGGTGCGCCTGTCGAATCGGCGGATCTCCTTCTCTTCCACAAGACGACGCGACGCGAGCGCTACGATCGGGCGCTTGCCGAGGCGCGGGCGTGCGGCGCCGACGAAGCGATCCTCCGCAACGAGCGCGGCGAGCTCACCGAAGGGTGCCGGACGAATCTTCTCCTGCGCGTCGGCGGCCGTTGGCTCACGCCGCGGCGCGAAGCCGGTCTCCTCCCCGGTGTGGCGCGCGAGCGGCTGCTGCGCACCGGCCGAGTCGCCGAGTCGACGCTCACCGTGACGGATCTCGCGGCGGCCGAGAGCGTGCTGCTGATCAACTCGCTGCGCGGAGCCATCCGTGTCGCGGCGGTACACGCGGCTGCGGCGGAAGGCGATAGACTTCTGTGGGGATCGAGCGAGAACGTTGCGCCCGTGACGGAGGAGCGATGA
- a CDS encoding metallophosphoesterase family protein has translation MSVRLLVLSDTHLGFDLPMRPRVARPRRGEDFFAAFEAALAPTSRGEVDAVVHLGDLFFRSRISAALATRVFTRLAELADSGVDVFWVPGNHERSGVPRGLLLDHPRIHVFDRPRTVVLRRHGFGLALAGFPFTPSARADFRALLAATRHDKLEADARLLCLHQAVEGARVGAQEFTFRDGAEVVRGADLAATTADFLAVLCGHVHRAQVVEHDLAGHPLPAPVIYPGSTERTSSAERDEVKGFVNLGIERDGSVGPATIRWDFHPLASRPMIVLDVDPRRGGPALAVHLRSALAALAPRSIVRLRLAAPPSGDAIEVLRAASLRALAPAGMEVSVGWGQWSDNRTADPR, from the coding sequence GTGTCGGTCCGCCTCCTCGTCCTCTCCGACACCCACCTCGGCTTCGACCTGCCGATGCGGCCGCGCGTCGCGCGCCCGCGGCGCGGCGAAGACTTCTTCGCGGCCTTCGAGGCGGCGCTCGCCCCCACCTCTCGCGGCGAGGTCGACGCCGTCGTCCACCTCGGCGACCTTTTCTTTCGCAGCCGCATCTCCGCTGCCCTCGCGACACGCGTCTTCACGCGGCTCGCCGAGCTCGCCGACAGCGGGGTCGACGTCTTCTGGGTGCCGGGCAACCACGAACGCTCCGGGGTGCCGCGCGGACTTCTGCTCGACCATCCGCGGATCCACGTCTTCGACCGGCCACGCACCGTCGTCCTGCGACGCCACGGCTTCGGCCTGGCGCTCGCCGGCTTCCCGTTCACCCCGAGTGCCCGCGCCGACTTCCGCGCGCTCCTCGCGGCGACCCGCCACGACAAGCTCGAAGCGGACGCACGCCTGCTCTGCCTGCATCAGGCCGTCGAGGGCGCGCGCGTCGGAGCGCAGGAGTTCACCTTCCGCGACGGCGCGGAGGTCGTGCGCGGAGCCGACCTCGCCGCCACCACGGCGGACTTCCTCGCCGTGCTCTGCGGTCACGTCCATCGCGCGCAGGTCGTCGAGCACGACCTCGCCGGTCACCCGCTTCCCGCGCCGGTGATCTACCCGGGCTCGACCGAACGCACGTCGAGCGCCGAGCGGGACGAAGTCAAGGGCTTCGTGAACCTCGGCATCGAGCGGGACGGATCCGTCGGGCCCGCGACGATCCGCTGGGACTTCCACCCGCTCGCCTCCCGGCCGATGATCGTCCTCGACGTCGATCCGCGCCGCGGCGGGCCCGCCCTCGCCGTGCACCTTCGCAGCGCTCTCGCGGCGCTCGCCCCACGGAGCATCGTCCGCCTCCGCCTCGCCGCCCCGCCGTCTGGCGACGCGATCGAGGTCTTGCGCGCCGCCTCGCTCCGCGCCCTCGCCCCCGCGGGGATGGAGGTCAGCGTGGGTTGGGGCCAGTGGAGCGACAACCGCACCGCGGATCCGCGTTGA
- a CDS encoding PIN domain-containing protein — MRVLVDTKVLVSFVTGRNATQRRSADLLLGAARDGEILLLLHQQVLSETSFVLTQLYERPASEVREMLSSLVGSGFVAPVDALDWSRLLELWPAVLPHFGDACLAASVEASGADSIATFDRILARRLRGLGIRTYWS, encoded by the coding sequence GTGAGGGTCCTCGTCGACACCAAGGTCCTCGTGTCGTTCGTGACCGGCCGCAATGCGACGCAGCGCAGGAGCGCGGACCTGCTTCTCGGCGCGGCGCGAGACGGGGAGATTCTGCTCCTCCTCCACCAACAGGTTCTCTCCGAGACGTCGTTCGTCCTGACGCAGTTGTACGAAAGGCCGGCGAGCGAGGTCCGGGAGATGCTCTCGTCTCTCGTCGGATCCGGGTTCGTGGCTCCGGTCGACGCTCTCGACTGGTCAAGGCTGCTCGAGCTGTGGCCCGCAGTCCTCCCTCACTTCGGCGATGCCTGCCTCGCGGCGAGCGTCGAGGCGAGCGGCGCCGACTCGATCGCCACCTTCGATCGGATCCTCGCGCGGCGGCTCCGCGGGCTTGGAATCAGGACCTACTGGAGCTGA
- a CDS encoding UbiA family prenyltransferase, with the protein MKKLALYVQLARPFTLLPPLFGIVSGAICAFGSVHNPDPSRAFTLSVLATIALGSLCASFLNAASNAINQIYDLEIDRVNKPERPLCTGALSLREAWGFTWLFYALALVPTWLVVVYPHSSIAEKWGAPLEARQTFFIYLAGAIFTFVYSAPALGRTKAHGMWANWTIAVPRGCLLKVAGWTMVANFWHAEPWFIGIIFMLFLVGAASTKDFADIAGDRAGGCKTLPILHGPRKAAWIIAPFFVFPWLLMPLGAYLEDPFQPGHAILTGNPGFLAGLGIALTLWGCYTVYLLLRDPDELTRSENHPSWRHMYLMMMAAQIGFAVAYLVPR; encoded by the coding sequence ATGAAGAAGCTCGCTCTTTACGTCCAGCTCGCCCGGCCGTTCACCCTCCTGCCGCCGCTCTTCGGCATCGTCTCCGGTGCGATCTGCGCCTTCGGCTCGGTGCACAACCCGGATCCCTCCCGGGCCTTCACCCTCTCGGTGCTGGCGACGATCGCCCTCGGCTCGCTCTGTGCGAGCTTTCTCAACGCCGCCTCGAACGCCATCAATCAGATCTACGACCTCGAGATCGACCGCGTCAACAAGCCGGAGCGCCCGCTCTGCACCGGTGCGCTTTCGCTGCGCGAGGCGTGGGGCTTCACTTGGCTCTTCTACGCCCTGGCGCTCGTCCCCACCTGGCTGGTGGTCGTCTACCCGCACAGCTCGATCGCCGAGAAGTGGGGCGCGCCGCTCGAGGCGCGGCAGACCTTCTTCATCTATCTCGCCGGAGCGATCTTCACCTTCGTCTACTCGGCACCCGCGCTCGGTCGCACCAAGGCGCACGGCATGTGGGCGAACTGGACGATCGCCGTGCCGCGCGGCTGTCTGCTCAAGGTCGCCGGCTGGACGATGGTGGCGAACTTCTGGCACGCCGAACCCTGGTTCATCGGGATCATCTTCATGCTCTTCCTGGTCGGCGCGGCGAGCACCAAGGACTTCGCCGACATCGCGGGCGACCGCGCCGGCGGCTGCAAGACGCTGCCGATCCTCCACGGGCCGCGCAAGGCGGCGTGGATCATCGCCCCGTTCTTCGTCTTCCCCTGGCTGCTGATGCCGCTCGGCGCCTACCTCGAGGACCCGTTCCAGCCCGGCCACGCGATCCTCACCGGCAATCCCGGGTTCCTCGCCGGGCTCGGCATCGCCCTCACCCTCTGGGGCTGCTACACCGTCTACCTCCTCCTACGCGACCCCGACGAGCTCACCCGCAGCGAGAACCACCCGAGCTGGCGCCACATGTACCTGATGATGATGGCGGCGCAGATCGGCTTCGCGGTGGCGTATCTCGTGCCGCGGTGA
- a CDS encoding DUF92 domain-containing protein, protein MSGQLAPGEGGRKLVHVGMGSIAFALRPLGPALSALGAVTAIVFNLVVLPRIGGRALWRREDAARGFALGIVLYPVTVLLLILAFWRHLEIAAAAWGILAFGDGMATVLGQPFGRRKLPWNAQKSWVGSVSYLLCGGAAAGILLLWTAPGRYEPAFAFSIGLAAALAAALAESLPLRLDDNLVVPLLAGLLLYCLTLTAGHWEGWWSDEAVRRLGIGLAVNLVLTGAALAIGGVDRSGAWVGALLGTALWTCLDWRGFALLFAFFALGTAATKVGYAQKAEERLAQEKGGRRGAHNALAKTSVPILCALFAATSDERQLFALAAAAAFATAAADTVSSEIGQVYGRRTFLLTTLRPVPRGTQGAVSLEGTFAGLAAACAVAGVAWASGLLAPSGAPSGAPWGAAVIVVAAMAATTLESLLGATLEQRGLLDNEAVNFLNTLLGALVAVGLEVLRLR, encoded by the coding sequence GTGAGCGGCCAGCTCGCGCCGGGCGAGGGCGGTCGCAAGCTCGTCCACGTCGGGATGGGCAGCATCGCCTTCGCGTTGCGGCCGCTCGGCCCGGCGCTTTCGGCGCTCGGCGCGGTGACCGCGATCGTCTTCAACCTCGTCGTCTTGCCGCGGATCGGTGGTCGCGCCCTCTGGCGACGCGAGGACGCGGCGCGCGGATTCGCCCTCGGCATCGTCCTCTACCCGGTGACCGTGTTGTTGCTCATCCTGGCCTTCTGGCGGCACCTCGAGATCGCCGCGGCAGCCTGGGGGATCCTCGCCTTCGGCGACGGCATGGCGACGGTCCTCGGCCAGCCGTTCGGGCGGCGGAAGCTGCCGTGGAATGCGCAGAAGAGCTGGGTGGGGAGTGTCTCCTACCTGCTCTGCGGCGGTGCAGCCGCCGGGATCCTGCTGCTCTGGACGGCGCCGGGGCGCTACGAGCCGGCCTTCGCCTTCTCGATCGGCCTGGCCGCGGCGCTCGCCGCGGCGCTCGCCGAGTCGCTGCCGCTCCGGCTCGACGACAACCTCGTCGTGCCCCTGCTGGCCGGGCTGCTGCTCTACTGCCTGACCCTGACGGCCGGCCATTGGGAAGGCTGGTGGAGCGACGAAGCGGTGCGGCGCCTCGGGATCGGCCTTGCCGTGAACCTGGTCCTGACGGGAGCGGCCCTCGCGATCGGTGGCGTCGATCGCTCGGGTGCCTGGGTCGGTGCGCTCCTCGGCACCGCGCTCTGGACCTGTCTCGACTGGCGCGGCTTCGCGCTGCTCTTCGCCTTCTTCGCCCTCGGCACGGCGGCGACGAAGGTCGGCTACGCGCAGAAGGCAGAGGAGCGCCTCGCCCAGGAGAAGGGCGGCCGGCGGGGAGCCCACAACGCGCTCGCCAAGACGTCGGTTCCCATTCTTTGTGCGCTTTTCGCCGCGACGAGCGACGAGCGGCAGCTCTTCGCTCTCGCTGCGGCGGCGGCGTTCGCCACCGCCGCAGCCGACACGGTCTCCTCCGAGATCGGGCAGGTCTACGGCCGTCGGACCTTCCTCCTCACCACCTTGCGCCCGGTGCCGCGCGGGACGCAGGGGGCCGTGTCGCTCGAGGGCACGTTCGCCGGGCTCGCCGCGGCCTGCGCCGTCGCGGGTGTGGCGTGGGCGTCCGGACTGCTGGCGCCGTCGGGGGCACCGTCGGGGGCTCCGTGGGGTGCGGCGGTGATCGTCGTCGCCGCGATGGCCGCCACCACCCTCGAGAGCCTGCTCGGCGCGACGCTCGAGCAGCGCGGGCTGCTCGACAACGAGGCGGTCAATTTCCTCAACACGTTGCTCGGCGCGCTGGTCGCCGTCGGGCTCGAGGTCCTCCGGCTCCGATGA
- a CDS encoding NAD-dependent epimerase/dehydratase family protein, translated as MRVLLTGGSGFLGRRLAVALAARHDLRLLLRPTSNRGGLPPVAMFAGDVTDRASVARALADCDAVVHAAALVRILAPPAEFDRTNLGGLENVLGAAAEAKVGHIVHVSSFIALGPSEGGPEGLLDESAEPNDRRWINDYERTKTLADRRARQAIAGGVPLSVVYPAVIYGPGELTEGNLLVRHLVDLAHRRVPALLGRPERRWCYVHVEDVVAGVVATLERATPGSRYLLGGDNVTSAELYRLIGSLGGLPVPAWRMPDAVATTLGAAMKAWARLTGGVPKLTPDLVEVYRHDWAYRSDRARRELGYAPRSLADGLAGTFAWLRENGLLP; from the coding sequence ATGCGGGTCCTGCTGACCGGCGGCAGCGGTTTTCTCGGCCGCCGTCTGGCCGTGGCGCTCGCCGCCCGTCACGACCTGCGCCTGCTGCTTCGACCGACGTCGAACCGCGGCGGGCTTCCGCCCGTGGCGATGTTCGCGGGCGACGTGACCGACCGAGCGAGCGTCGCGCGCGCCCTCGCCGACTGCGACGCGGTGGTGCACGCCGCGGCGCTGGTGCGCATCCTCGCCCCGCCCGCCGAATTCGACAGGACGAATCTCGGCGGTCTCGAGAACGTGCTCGGTGCGGCGGCGGAGGCAAAGGTCGGGCACATCGTCCACGTCTCGAGCTTCATCGCGCTCGGGCCGAGCGAAGGCGGGCCGGAGGGGCTGCTCGACGAGTCCGCCGAGCCGAACGACCGCCGCTGGATCAACGACTACGAGCGGACGAAGACGCTGGCCGACCGGCGGGCACGGCAGGCGATCGCCGGCGGGGTGCCGCTCTCGGTGGTTTACCCGGCGGTCATCTACGGTCCGGGCGAGCTGACCGAAGGCAACCTGCTGGTGCGCCATCTCGTCGACCTGGCCCATCGCCGGGTGCCGGCGCTGCTCGGCCGGCCCGAGCGACGCTGGTGCTACGTCCACGTCGAGGACGTCGTCGCCGGTGTCGTGGCGACGCTCGAGCGAGCGACACCCGGCTCGCGCTACCTTCTCGGCGGCGACAACGTCACCTCGGCCGAGCTCTACCGCCTGATCGGCTCCCTCGGCGGGCTCCCGGTGCCCGCATGGCGCATGCCGGATGCGGTCGCCACCACGCTCGGTGCGGCGATGAAGGCCTGGGCGCGCCTGACCGGCGGCGTGCCCAAGCTCACGCCGGATCTCGTCGAGGTCTACCGGCACGATTGGGCCTACCGATCGGATCGTGCCCGCCGCGAGCTCGGCTACGCCCCGCGTTCGCTCGCCGACGGGCTCGCCGGGACGTTCGCGTGGCTACGCGAGAACGGGCTGTTGCCGTGA
- a CDS encoding GDP-mannose 4,6-dehydratase codes for MRILVTGAAGFFGRHLCRHLQAAGEEVVGTGLGGEIAPPGVPLHTLDVRDAAAVAAVIHRVSPDAVLHLAALSHVGDSWRRPDAYFQANVLGAEQVFAAAGRARVLFVSSAEVYGVVPDDEQPIDDDRPLAPRSPYALTKASAERLAVAGGAVVARCFNLLGPGQAPNFALPSFAAQLAAIARGDREPVLRVGNLAARRDYVHVDDASEALRVLLAHGEPATTYNVASGEAHSIEELLERLRRLSGLDVRVESDPSLLRPIDTPLLCGRASRLTQLGWSPRRSIDAALAELWAEARQRG; via the coding sequence GTGCGCATCCTCGTCACCGGAGCGGCCGGGTTCTTCGGCCGGCACCTCTGTCGCCACCTGCAGGCGGCAGGCGAGGAGGTCGTGGGCACGGGACTGGGGGGAGAGATCGCCCCGCCGGGTGTCCCGCTTCACACGCTCGACGTTCGCGATGCCGCCGCGGTCGCCGCGGTGATCCACCGCGTCTCTCCGGACGCGGTCTTGCACCTCGCGGCGCTGTCGCACGTCGGCGATTCCTGGCGGCGACCGGACGCCTATTTCCAGGCGAACGTCCTCGGCGCCGAGCAGGTCTTCGCCGCGGCGGGCCGGGCCCGGGTGCTCTTCGTGTCGAGCGCCGAGGTCTACGGCGTCGTCCCGGACGACGAGCAGCCGATCGACGACGATCGGCCGCTCGCTCCGCGCTCGCCGTACGCCCTCACCAAGGCGTCTGCCGAGCGGCTTGCCGTGGCGGGTGGGGCGGTCGTCGCCCGTTGCTTCAATCTGCTCGGACCGGGGCAGGCTCCGAACTTCGCCCTGCCGAGCTTCGCGGCGCAGCTCGCGGCGATCGCCCGCGGCGACCGCGAGCCGGTGCTGCGGGTCGGCAACCTCGCCGCGCGGCGCGACTACGTGCACGTCGACGATGCCTCCGAGGCGCTGCGCGTCCTGCTGGCGCACGGCGAGCCGGCCACGACCTACAACGTGGCGAGCGGTGAGGCGCACTCGATCGAAGAGCTGCTGGAGCGGCTGCGTCGGCTCTCCGGGCTCGACGTCCGGGTCGAGTCCGATCCGTCGTTGCTGCGCCCGATCGACACGCCGCTGCTCTGCGGTCGCGCGAGCCGCCTCACCCAGCTCGGCTGGAGTCCGCGCCGATCGATCGACGCCGCCCTCGCCGAGCTGTGGGCGGAAGCCCGCCAACGCGGGTGA
- a CDS encoding GDP-mannose 4,6-dehydratase, giving the protein MRALITGITGFAGSHLADFLLAEHPEVEVFGTFRWRSRRDNIEHLEGKVKLLETDLRDYASVHTALAAARPDAIFHLAAQSFVPTSWNAPTETLTSNVVGQTNIFEAVRALGLDPAIQIACSSEEYGLVLPHETPIKETNPLRPLSPYAVSKVAQDYLGYQYFQSYGIKAIRTRGFNHTGPRRGEVFVTSNFAKQVAEIEAGLNPPVMRVGNLDAVRDFTDVRDMVRAYWLATQRAKPGEVYNIATGSGITIRAMLDKLLALAKVEVKVETDPARLRPSDVEVLIGDSSKFRADTGWEPRIPFDTTLADLLDYWRVRTARRAATRS; this is encoded by the coding sequence ATGAGAGCGCTGATCACCGGCATCACGGGATTCGCCGGTTCGCACCTGGCCGACTTCCTCCTCGCCGAGCACCCCGAGGTGGAGGTGTTCGGCACCTTCCGCTGGCGCAGCCGGCGCGACAACATCGAGCACCTCGAGGGCAAGGTCAAGCTCCTCGAGACCGACCTGCGTGACTACGCCTCCGTGCACACCGCACTCGCCGCGGCGCGTCCGGACGCGATCTTCCATCTCGCGGCGCAGAGCTTCGTGCCGACCAGCTGGAACGCGCCGACCGAGACCCTGACCTCGAACGTGGTCGGGCAGACGAACATCTTCGAGGCGGTGCGCGCGCTCGGCCTCGACCCGGCGATCCAGATCGCCTGCTCGAGCGAGGAGTACGGACTCGTGCTGCCGCACGAGACGCCGATCAAGGAGACGAATCCGCTGCGGCCGCTTTCGCCCTACGCGGTCTCGAAGGTGGCGCAGGACTACCTCGGCTACCAGTACTTCCAGAGCTACGGCATCAAGGCGATCCGGACGCGTGGCTTCAACCACACCGGCCCGCGGCGCGGCGAGGTCTTCGTCACCTCGAACTTCGCCAAGCAGGTCGCCGAGATCGAAGCCGGGCTCAACCCGCCGGTGATGCGTGTGGGCAACCTCGACGCGGTGCGGGATTTCACCGACGTGCGCGACATGGTGCGTGCCTACTGGCTGGCGACCCAGCGCGCCAAGCCGGGCGAGGTCTACAACATCGCCACCGGCTCGGGCATCACCATCCGCGCCATGCTCGACAAGCTCCTGGCTCTCGCCAAGGTCGAGGTCAAGGTGGAGACCGACCCGGCCCGCCTGCGGCCTTCCGACGTCGAAGTGCTGATCGGTGACTCGTCGAAGTTCCGCGCCGACACCGGGTGGGAGCCGCGCATCCCCTTCGACACGACGCTCGCCGACCTGCTCGACTACTGGCGGGTACGCACCGCCCGACGCGCCGCGACGCGGAGCTGA